Proteins co-encoded in one Campylobacter jejuni genomic window:
- a CDS encoding 4Fe-4S dicluster domain-containing protein → MQDFVYIKNDVLIPLPDAIEILDQINDKEVLICNDKNQKAQIYAPEINFYLKNSQDEILEQSKNVLTLYEARASVYDLGLDLEQSKEVQNRLILVDSDTQTVEFLKEHGFKVIALSSAEILAVFGSVGELCAVVKNQGEEVEIDFDFLLFKAEDLSVVRKDFTRQSGCYNLLNFENLEVLLEFLQSKSPKYPYKTYISYNASVCQYHERRSEHCAKCAEICPTVAILKDDENKHLEFSQVDCLGCGGCISVCPSGSLDYAPMPRESFFILCEFYKDKKILIIPKKMSLENLNLALPKDVLPFMIEGEKWLSSMHFLTLLQNSGANLVFYTDFVSRGSNEAITLLNTFFERKFQKKAIFVAKDEKELQNVLKEQEFIQDLKYDFHNNTLTTRENFAKRMQEMIKNEDFGSIESGEWLRYGKVEINPNTCTLCLSCVGACNVGALIADKQENALKFNASLCTTCGYCELSCAEKDTLKLFRSGMEFRASYFEYQTMAKDELFACIECGKEFATKKAVEKIANLMKPKFGNDENKIKTLYCCADCKAKVMIKAMIN, encoded by the coding sequence ATGCAAGATTTTGTTTATATAAAAAATGATGTTTTAATCCCTTTGCCTGATGCTATTGAAATTTTAGATCAGATAAATGATAAAGAAGTATTAATTTGCAATGATAAAAATCAAAAAGCACAAATTTATGCCCCTGAGATTAATTTTTATCTTAAAAATTCTCAAGATGAAATTTTAGAGCAAAGTAAAAATGTTTTAACGCTTTATGAAGCAAGAGCTAGTGTTTATGATTTAGGGCTTGATTTAGAACAAAGCAAAGAAGTGCAAAATCGTTTGATTTTAGTAGATAGTGATACTCAAACCGTAGAGTTTTTAAAAGAACATGGATTTAAGGTTATTGCTTTAAGTAGTGCAGAAATTTTAGCTGTTTTTGGAAGTGTAGGGGAGCTTTGTGCTGTGGTTAAAAATCAAGGCGAAGAAGTGGAAATAGATTTTGATTTTTTACTTTTTAAAGCTGAAGATTTAAGCGTTGTGCGTAAAGATTTTACAAGACAAAGTGGATGTTATAATCTTTTAAATTTTGAAAATCTTGAAGTATTGCTTGAGTTTTTACAAAGCAAAAGTCCAAAATATCCTTATAAAACTTATATTAGCTATAATGCTAGCGTGTGTCAATACCACGAAAGACGCAGTGAGCATTGTGCAAAATGTGCTGAAATTTGTCCTACTGTGGCGATTTTAAAAGATGATGAAAATAAACATTTGGAATTTTCTCAAGTGGATTGTTTGGGTTGTGGAGGATGTATTAGCGTGTGTCCTAGCGGATCGCTTGATTATGCTCCTATGCCAAGAGAAAGTTTTTTTATCCTTTGCGAGTTTTATAAAGATAAAAAAATTTTAATCATTCCTAAAAAAATGTCTTTAGAAAATTTAAATCTTGCTTTACCAAAAGATGTTTTACCCTTTATGATAGAGGGTGAAAAATGGCTTTCTTCTATGCATTTTTTAACACTTTTGCAAAATAGTGGTGCAAATTTGGTTTTTTATACGGACTTTGTATCTCGTGGTAGCAATGAAGCCATTACGCTTTTAAATACTTTTTTTGAGAGAAAATTTCAAAAAAAAGCTATTTTTGTTGCTAAAGATGAAAAAGAATTGCAAAATGTTTTAAAAGAGCAAGAATTCATACAAGATTTAAAATATGATTTTCATAATAACACCTTAACTACAAGAGAAAATTTTGCCAAAAGAATGCAAGAAATGATAAAAAATGAAGATTTTGGTAGTATAGAAAGTGGCGAATGGTTGCGTTATGGTAAGGTAGAAATCAATCCTAACACCTGTACGCTTTGTCTTTCTTGCGTTGGTGCCTGTAATGTAGGAGCTTTAATCGCTGATAAACAAGAAAATGCTTTGAAATTCAATGCTTCTCTTTGTACGACTTGTGGGTATTGTGAGTTAAGTTGTGCCGAAAAAGATACTTTAAAATTATTTCGTAGTGGAATGGAGTTTAGAGCTTCTTATTTTGAATATCAAACCATGGCAAAAGATGAGCTTTTTGCCTGTATAGAATGTGGTAAAGAATTTGCGACCAAAAAAGCCGTAGAAAAAATAGCCAATTTAATGAAACCTAAATTTGGTAATGATGAGAATAAAATCAAAACACTTTATTGCTGTGCAGATTGCAAGGCAAAAGTGATGATAAAAGCAATGATTAATTAA
- a CDS encoding alpha/beta hydrolase, whose protein sequence is MKKILFLFCSFFLAFAKPSLEIPKLSKQAKQNFILENVKFNYNGTIYKIFIAKNKNENSNYKYKIIYLLDGNAFFPLFLNLFNTPVKENLLIIGIGYDNNLAFDTQKRTKDYTPTTNLNKQGGGSKEFRNFLTTQLIPYINKMYPIDFSHQILFGHSFGGLFAIDTLLYDSKIFSHYFIISPSLWWDNSEFLPNIIKLQTCPKIYIGLGSLETNSSIIKGVAKLNAQKLSEKISKETNCKTHFKLFKNETHGSVISKAMLWMKKLLDLN, encoded by the coding sequence ATGAAAAAAATATTATTTTTATTCTGTTCTTTTTTTCTAGCTTTTGCAAAACCAAGTCTAGAGATACCCAAGCTCTCAAAACAAGCAAAACAAAACTTTATTTTAGAAAATGTCAAATTTAATTATAATGGCACAATATATAAAATTTTTATAGCTAAAAACAAGAATGAAAACTCAAATTATAAATATAAAATCATTTATTTACTCGATGGAAATGCCTTTTTTCCTCTTTTTTTAAATCTTTTCAACACTCCTGTCAAAGAAAATCTTTTAATTATTGGAATAGGTTATGATAATAATTTAGCTTTTGATACACAAAAACGCACTAAAGATTATACGCCTACAACAAATTTAAATAAACAAGGTGGAGGTAGTAAAGAATTTAGAAATTTCTTAACAACCCAACTCATCCCTTATATCAACAAAATGTATCCTATTGATTTTAGCCATCAAATTCTCTTTGGACATTCTTTTGGAGGACTTTTTGCCATTGATACACTTCTTTATGATAGTAAGATTTTTAGTCATTATTTTATTATTTCACCTTCTTTATGGTGGGATAATAGTGAGTTTTTACCTAATATCATAAAATTACAAACTTGCCCTAAAATTTACATCGGATTAGGTTCATTGGAAACAAATTCAAGTATTATCAAAGGTGTAGCTAAGCTCAATGCTCAAAAACTTAGCGAAAAAATATCCAAAGAAACTAATTGTAAAACTCATTTTAAACTTTTTAAAAATGAAACTCATGGAAGTGTCATATCTAAAGCTATGCTGTGGATGAAAAAGCTTCTTGATCTTAATTAA